The DNA region ccacatccacatccacagacATGGTGATAAGCAAACCCGATGGAGCGGCGCCCAATGGAGCGGCGGGAGGAGCGGAGGCCGCTGCTCCAGCTGGCCTCGATGCCAGCGGGAACAGTCTGGCGCATCCTTCGGGAATACCGCAGGATCAGATAGACAATATCATGAGCGGCATCGCCAACACGGGCAACGTCAAAATGAACAATCACCGCAAGAAGTTGCGACAAAGGTGAGTGGTCCCTCAACTAGTTTAacctaaatttaaattaaatttaaattatcccTTCTTACAGATTTGATATTATTAAGAAACTAGGACAAGGCACCTACGGCAAGGTGCAGTTAGGTATTAATAAGGAAACCGGCCAGGAGGTGGCCATTAAGACCATCAAGAAGTGCAAGATCGAGGCCGAAGCAGATTTGGTGCGCATCCGCCGCGAGGTGCAGATCATGAGCTCAGTGCATCATCCCAACATCATTCACATCTACGAAGGTAATTCAGTTAAAGCGCAGTTTAAATATGGATGcttaattaatgttttaaatacTTGCTTGCAGTATTTGAGAATCGAGAGAAAATGGTGCTAGTCATGGAGTTTGCCGCTGGCGGCGAGCTCTACGACTATCTGTCTGAAAGGAAGGTTCTCACCGAGGAGGAGGCGCGACGCATCTTTCGCCAGGTGGCCACCGCCGTCTACTACTGTCACAAGCACAAGATCTGCCATCGCGATCTCAAGCTGGAGAACATCCTGCTGGACGAGAAGGGCAATGCTAAGGTAAGAATATCTCAATTAGCATACattatttcttaaattttattCACGCGTTTTACTGTGACGAATGACGTGCTTATGcaataattatttcaaatgtaCCTTCTCCAGATTGCCGATTTTGGGTTGTCGAATGTGTTTGATGACCAGCGACTGCTGGGCACCTTTTGCGGTTCCCCACTCTATGCCTCGCCAGAAATCGTGGAGGGAACACCATACCAGGGACCCGAGGTGGACTGCTGGTCACTGGGCGTGCTGCTCTACACGCTGGTCTACGGATCCATGCCCTTCGATGGCTCCAATTTCAAGCGACTGGTGAAGCAGATCAGCCAGGGTGATTACTACGAGCCAAGGAAACCTTCGCGAGCCTCCACTCTCATCCGGGACATGCTGACCGTGTGTCCCAGGAAGCGAGCCAGCATCGAGCAGATCTGCTCGCACTGGTGGGTGAACGAGAACGACAATGTGTCCTGCCTGGACCTGGCCGAGGATCTGGCCAATCAGACCCCGGTGCGATTGGATGTGCTGCTTTCACTCACGCCAGCCACAATCACGGCGGATCAGTTGGTGGTGCCATCGGCGGAgggagcagctgctgccaaAGCGGCGGCCAATGAACGCGTTCCCCGCTCGCACTCGGTGGGCTCCATCCGGGACATGGGACCGCCGAACACGGAGGCGGAACGTCGCATCCTGGACATGGTTGCCGGTGAGTCGATGTCCATGCTCCTGCTTGCCGCTTCTGAAATCGCTTGAGTGGTCCCCAGTGTGTGAGATAGATATCCCAGTGCCGCAACCCGCGCAGAGATGTTTCTGTAATAGGATGGGTCTATTTGTGCGGACCTAGCTCATGTGTTGTCTACGATTCTTAGATTACAATCTTGTGCAGACAATGGGTCCAATAATCAAATTTACCCACCCTATTGTGTATATAAATGGAGACTAACTGGCTGCCCAAAACACACCGACACCGACCGACCTTACCCACTAACTGATCCTCCTCCTGGATCCAAAACCAACCAAAATCCAACCACATAATCCCATCACTTGCGAGTGTACTAAACCATTTGAAACTAAAGTCATTTAACCAAACTCATTAAACCACGCCAccctttctctctctctctctctttctctgtctGTTTCGTGTTTccagctggaggagaagcCGCCCTGATGCCCTCACCCACCAGGACCATAACCCCCGCCCAAAGTCCAGTGCAAACGAAGAGGAAACTGCAGCCCACTGTTTCCACGGAGAATGCAGCCGGAACCACAGCCAAAAAGAAGGAGAAGCCGGCCAATAGCTCGTTTGTGATCAGCAAGGATGGTGGTGCACCACTGACTGAAGCACCACCGACCATCATCGAACCCCAAGCCACGCTCATGGAGGCGGAGACGATTGCCAATATACCAGAGGAGGTCCCACTCCCCAGTTACTCCCAGAAAGACATGCAAGCGGTGGGTGAGCTGTGCGATCAGCTAATGGGAGACACCAGCAATAGCACCGCCACAAATGCGGCACCTGCACCACCGGCACCCACTCCTGTGGCTCGCCAACCCACCAGGGGAAAACTGGATGCCGTTGTTGAAACGCCCGAGGAAAAGGATGCCACCAAAGTGATCAAGAAGTTTGTGAACAAGCACAAGACCGCGGATCTGGTGAATGCCATCAATGAAAGTGCCTCCAAGGCCGCGGCGCCTGTGGGCGCAGTGGCCCCTCCACCCTTCATCCGCAAGTGCAGCCTGCAGGATGAGTCCACACTGAACAAATTCAACGCCGAGCGTCGGAAATCGCGCATCCTAGAAACTGCAGAGAAGTTccagccaccgccaccagtCGCTGCAGCCGCTCCCGAGAAACCCAAGAAGCTCAGCATACCGGGTGTCAGTGTGGGCAGCTTTAAAAAGGAGTTCGAGAAGAAGGCCACCAATCCTCCGGCTGCAGAAGGCCCTACGCCCGGTGAATTGAGAGCTCAGGAGCAGGttgcagcagccgcagcggCCGCCCAGGAAGCCGAAGCCTTGAACACGCCGCCACCATCGCCAGTGGTGGCCCAATCGCTGGAGGGCAGCGATTCCAAGAACTCGGTGGCCTCCATTTCGCTGGATGAGGCACGCCGCTCCATGGAAAACTCCATTGCCCTGCTGCTGCAGGCCCAAAACGAGTCCAGCAACGAGGTGGACCAGCTGTGTGCCCAAACGGAGACCATTGGCGTCAGTGAACCGGCCACTCAGCAGGAGCGCGAGCGTAAGTTGAAGAACGCCCGCGCCATAATCGGAAATGCCATACAACCAGGTGAGTGATCTTGGCATGATAGACTCTAAGACTAGCACTATAGTGATTATGATATCCGTACCTAAGTTAAGCTAAACCACGCAGCGCTTACAAGTTGACTACTAGCACTACTTAGCACTAGTATCCGGGATCTGGTTGTGCGTCAGGGTATAAGTCAAATGCCAGATTGCAAATTATTCAGAAAAATCTAGTCctgttaaaagaaaaagaactaaaagttaatatatttttgtcaattttattttatatattttatttacctAAAACTATCGTTTGACTTGTACCTGCACAATACCTGGTGCCATCGTCTTGTTTTCTATATTTACTTtggcatatatatttaattcctttccattttcaatgTGTATGTGAACGTTTTGCAAGCCGAGTGCTGCATGGATTATATTTGGCTTTTGGAATATAATCTCCTGCTCACACTCACCGAACTTCATCTGAAGAACCAACAAATCGAAGCGAATCCTCCTttccaatttgcaatttcgCTTGGCCAATCcacaaagccaaaaaaaaaagagaaaatgaAATCCTCAAGCAAAATATACactcgtcatcatcatcatcatcatcgaaCTCACCTGTCTTTTGTCTTTCGTTTCCTCTCGTGCTGAATACCTCATTGTTTTTGGGGTGGATCGATTTGTATGGATTTTAGTATTAAAACTTGAAGTGAATTTTATGCAGAGTTTTTATTCAGCATTCCAAGTTAAAGTTCCTATTATTGTTGGCAACGTAAATAAGACTATATTGAAATTGGTCAATgtattaaattgatatttaaagTTCTTAAAGATAAACTTCAACCCATGCACATGTAATACCTTATGTTTCTACCTGGCTGTTTAAAATATGGTTAATTGTAATTAAACGGAGATATTTAAGGAGAATGGTTACAGTTCCAACGCAGTTTTTCGTACTGATCGATCCACCCCATCTGCCATACATGCTCATCATATTCATTAACTCATCATCTTAATTTTAGTGATACGCAGGCCAACACCATTTTATGGCATCGGCAACGGCTTTGGCAATGGCatgggtggtgctggtggagcAAGTGGTGCTTGTGGTGCGAGTGGTGCTACTGTTGTGGGTGGTGCACCCAAGCGCGCACAGAGTGGCTGCAATTTTATGGGCTATTCGGGTGCCACATCTCCGGGCATAGCGGCAACATCGCCACCGATTTCGGGACCCCAAACGGCGCCGCCAGTGCTCATATCACCGAATGCATTGGCTGTGGCTAAGCAAACAATACAGCAAAGGATTTTCGGAGGTGGAGTGGCCAGTCCAAATAACCAGCCAGCAAATCGAAGACCAGCCACCTGGCAACCGCAGGCTTCCTACAGCACGGCCAGCATTTTCCAGCCGCCACAAAGTCAGAGTAGTCCCTTCAagatgctgcagcagcaatATCAGCAGCGTTGCCAGGAGGATCAGAAGCAAATTTCTTCCCCATTCACGCCGCCTTCATCGCCACAATATGCCGCCAGCCACGCCTATGCCGGCCAAGCCAACAGCAACTACTATGGAGGCAAcagtaacagcaacagcaacagcggcagcggcagcaacaacagcagatgcaacagcagcaacatagGCAACTGCAACACGATGCCCAATGTCAATTACAATGTCAATTCGCGCACGAGACCATTTAATCATAATCAAGCTCAAGACACACTCAATAACAATGCCAATACCAGTGCCAGTGCTACATGTGCCTTGCCTGTGGCTATGTGGCTGAAATGTAAGTCTTGGCAGCGGCTccaaaaaacagaaacccCACCACcgaatccgtatccgtatccgaaACCAATACAaccaaaaataccaaaaaacaaacatgtGCTTTGTGCTGTGTGTGCCtgctaaaaaacaaaaaaccgacAAAAAACAAGCGAAGCAATTCACTCAatccgtttccgtttcctgtTGCGTTCCTCGATTATTTGTATTCTTTCCGCTCCCTTTGCTATATGAACACTGGCTGGCCATGGAATAAGTCCAAGGTTAATCAGTTAGTAATTATCCTGGCTTGGTACTCCTGGCTTTCCCTATCCCACAATTCACACCCGGAAAACACCAAATCTATGGCTCTACCTTTTCCTTGGTCGTTGTTTGTTCTCGATGTGTGGTTGTAGTTCTCGTTGTTGaagttgatgttgatgttgatgttgctgctgctgctgttgcagtcgTTGTTCGTTGTTCGTTGTTCGTGCTCGTTGTTGTTTTGACTTTCAAGAAGTAGTCTCGGCTTAACCCCCTAAAAGCACTTAGGCGCGCCTTAACCCACGAACTGCACTCCTTTGACAAGCCTCAATGACAAGTTACTATTGTTGTGTTTTCTTACTGTTACTGATGCTTTAATTGCTTACTTGTTCCTCTTGCACCATTCACCATGTACACATACGATTGGATTAACTTCAAGTAATTGTTGTACTCTTTAATCTGCAGCTTCACCGGGTGCCGAAGGACCTCCAACTCCCCCCGGAGCGGTCAAGACATCAACGGCTTCGATTACCCTGAAATCGGCCACCCTGCCGCGTCGCAAGATTAACGCCAAGGCGGAGGTCCAGCTGGACATCAAGCCGCGAATCCCGGAACAAGGAGCCCCACCCCAGCCGGCGATGCGTTTCAGCACCGAGATGCAACATCCGGTGGCCGATCTGCGCAGTGCCCCGCCCCGCGAGGGCCCCATCCCCTACAGCCCAATCAAGACAACGCTGCAGGCGAGGGCCACCAGTCTGGAGCCCAAGGAGCACGTCATCACCATCCAGCGACCGCCCACGCAGCACGCCTATGGACGCACCAGTTCCAACACAACCACGCGGTGAGTACGGGATAAGTGACGATGGTCATATAATTCGCACTTTATTGCCTTCATTCCTTATTGTCGCCTCGTAAAGAAGAATCCGATGTAATTGGTTAAATGGGGGTACAAATTAATGAGTTCTCGTATGACTATCCTTTTTATTCGGTATATTTGGAGATGAAAGAAGACACCATTTACAAAAGGATGTTCCTATTTTCTTTAGATATCTGTGAGATATTgtcaaaattaaaaacctatTCATACTCGCGTTAAATACTAAATCACCCTTCTATCGACGTCGTAAAGCCCTAATTTTCTGTGTAAGCCTATGATTGATTTTGCATGCTTCATGACCTTTTGCAGTTCCGGCTCGCTGTCACGGCAGTCGACGGTGGAATCCGAGTCTGAGGGGACCACCACGGCCACGAACATGTCGCAGGCCACCATTACGAGCACCTCGCAGCCCATCAAGAAGAGTCCGCGGGAGTTTATCATCCCGATTGCCGTCGAGGGTGGCGGCTTCATTACGCCCCGGGAACGCAGCGTGGAGCCATCGGAATCGAGCCACACCACCAGCAGTCGCTCCACGTTCACCCGCCTGCGTCCGTCCCGTCGCATTGGGTATGCTTTAAAGTTTAAGTTTCGCTTGGCCTGTGCGGATTTGCTCACTGAAATTTCATTTCGTATGCAGCTCACTGTTAAGCGAAGCCGGCTTCGATGAGGGCTCGCCATTCCAGAAGATGCGCACCACGTCGATAACCCGGGATGGCGTCAGCGGAGGAGCCGAGGAGGAGGCACGCTTCACCCCGCACCGACTCAGGTTTGTCCACATCCTTCACATCCGATTATCCCTATCTTTATCAGATAGCTTCTCCTCTTGCTTGCCTTCAAGGAAATTGTATTCGTTGTTGAACAGCTCAACCCAATTGGGATTAAATACTTCCTTTGACCGTTTAAAGTTATTAAGTTAAAATTCGATTAtcttttatttcaaattaaaccatattagatttatatatttttcccaaTTGTAATACATTTTCTTTGAGTGCACGACATGAATACGTAACAGGATTGCTAAATTGAATCTGGTTCGCACAGTTTTCTCCTCGCAGCCTCCCTAACTGCCGTTTGATTCGGTTATTCTCATCCTCATGCAAATCTTCTTTTTTCTCCTATTTGAAACACCCGCAGAAGCTCAAGACCTGTCAAGAAAATTAGTCAAGACAACGATTCGCAAAGCTCCAACGAGgaggacgatgacgacgatgatggCTTTGAGATACTCACGGCGGAGAATCTGTTCTCGACTTTGCTGCAGCGGGTAAGACGTCATCTGTCCGCCGTAATGTGGGCCATCTCTCATCCGGTGGGTGGTTACCCGTGCTCCTTTGCCCATTTCTAGGTGCGGGCCCTGACGAATCGCCTGAATGTCAACAGTGACCTGACCGTCGGATTCCCCAGTCATTCTAGTCGCCTGCTCACGGACATTTCGCGGCAGGCCCAAAGTCACAGTCCATTCTGGAGCCAGGGCAGTCCCTTTGCCAGGTGAGTGTGCCTCCTCAACGGTGGGGAATTGAGGTTCAAGTGGACCGGAGTTGGAGTTGAAGTGGCAACTAAAGTTGATTGCCATCCAGCCGGCTGCCCGTCAGTTAGTCAGCTTATGCAAACGTGTCACGGCACTGGCTCTAgttaataatttcattaaattctGCTGGAGTTGACTCTCCCGGATGGTGAGTTGACTAAGAGCCGGCTTTGGTGGGCCAAAGACGAGTGCCATTTGCTATTCAGCTTTAAGCCCTAGCCTAACCATTGAATGACTGCTTTAACTCCATCCACCAACATTAACTGCAAATTTGTTGTCCATTTCTTACATGCTGCCCTCCACATGCCTTCCATCTAacaattcaaacaaaaaactcaCCAACCATGCTTAAACTAATTATTCGCAAAGTGTGCTTAGATCCCAAGTTAGTTATACTTATAGCGAAACGGTCGAGAAGAAGAAAGTGTAAGTACTAAGGCTCAAAACGACTTTTTAATTGGTCTAGAGCTCTTAACCCCAAGCTAAAAGTACAGTGTGTTCAATAGCCAAATTTTAAGGAATTTTTAAGAGTAAAAATAATGATAAATAAAGGAGTCATGTACGTTTCCTGAATTTTACTCGTTTCAAAAGAATTTTATCGCTTACTTGCGAtatgaattttatattttgccatttaattTCGAGTAAATTTGGTTGTGGCACTCACTGTACGTCGCCTTTAAGCCACCACAAATATCACTTCAGCCTCGCCCAATTAAACCGCCATCCATCAATCCATTCATCCAATCCGCCCAATACCTGGCTGTCTCTCACCTGCTCCTGCACCTCCTCCTGCTTCCAGGTGCGGGGAGCGCTGGCTGAGGGCCTTGGACATTACGGGGCGGCTGCGTCGTTGGctgggccacgcccccaaatGCTGCCTGTAAGTTGGCAACGTGTAGCGTACCGTGTGTAATGTGCAAGTCCCTCGGCAGATAGTTCGATTAGCAGTGATGCATTCGCTGATGCATTGTTCTTACCTCACATTGTCCAACCGTTTCTACTATCCAACTATCTGATATCCTTCACAGCCGCctgaacagcagcaacagcagcggacTGGGAGCTCCGTGGCGGCACAGCATGTCCCGGGATCTGGGCAGCGACATGGAATCGATGTTCTCGCGCACGGGTGCCACGCTGCCAAGAGGTGAATATCACAGAATAAAGAGTAAATACCTAGATCAGTAGTGAGACACGCCAGTCAGAGCCGGAAAAGTGCCGGAAATCTGTTGCCGCATCAATGAAGCAACCACACAGACaaaccgaaaagaaaaaaaaacaaatagtaGAACTAAAGAAAAGCGCTGCAACGTATGCTACGTAAATAAGAGtactttcaatttcaatatgCCTATATCGTATACTTAAACCTGTTTTATTTCAAGTAGTTTTTGATGTCTgctaaacaaaacaaacaatcaaCTGAACACAGATCACAGATCACCGATCAAGTGAATTACCTTGTTTAATTAGTCTAAACCTTACATATATTGTCCCACAAAATCCAGATAAAACAAtagccaaacaacaacaaacacaacaattAATCATAAGTGTCTACTGTAATTATCAAGTGAAAATGCCAATTAATACTTAAACAATGACAAACCATTATTTCCGTTGAAGactatatttatttgatttactGTTTTTGTGTGCGCGCACAGTTCTTAATAGCATAATTCAGTCTCTATCAATATTCACTCTATATCTATCTCTATCCAGTGAACTATctataactatatatatatatatctaaatGCTGTCTGTCTTAGAACACCACTCTTTTGTTATTAACCCATAATGCCGCTGACGCTTACAAACCTAAATCTATTTATTGCTCTACAGAAAAAGCAAAATCCACCCCACTTCCTACTTTAACTTATgcactatttatttatttattattatttacccCTGTTTATAATTTGcctttcaaatttttgttcTGCACTCATGCAATGATGATGAAAATAAAGTTACAATGCAAGGAAGAGCCAAGAATTTGTTAAGTCAATAAATGTGTAATCAAATCGTATTCAAAGTTCTGTATACCAGCGCAGTAACATATATAGAGAAATGCTcaagcaaaaatatatattcatgtatGGCGAACCCGAATCAGGCTTAACCCTTGACCTAAATGTTATTCGAATtgagatgatgatgatgaaaatgaaaatgaaaatgttgatGGCGACCTAAGGAGATTGTACTTATTGTTAACAATGAAATAAACTAAAGCGAATGAAACCAACACCTAATTAATTTACTACGTTTTGCAGTGAGAACAACCACATAGAtgacaataaaaaatacaattcaaaaTGAAAGAAGACAAAACCTacctttttcttattttatttgaggTGACAACTGAGATTTTGTTTTCGCAACCAAAAGAATTGTTCGATATATACTTTCTTTGGTAAATTAATTGTTGTACAgttttttatgcaaatggccCCGCTACcttaaatttgttttagttttaccAACTCgttatatacaaatatatatatatttttttggatatatatatctatccctcaccaacaataaacaaacaaactacAAGTTTTCTAATGCGCTaacccaaaaaccaaagacaAAGTTTCAAGTTGATTTTCCCAGTTCTTCttatttttgatgttttttattagttacaaacaaaatttgagCCTGGAAATGCCAAAAGCCGAATAATCAGTAAAcgaaattaaaaccaaaatttGTGTTGTACAAgaagtttatttgtttaacacCACTAagctcacacgcacacacataccTGCCAATACAAATACATGCGCACCAACCTACCAACACACCCAAAGCTTCTCAATGTAGTTGACTCTGTCCACGCTGTTAAAAAACCGCCAACAAACCAGCTaaaaaccaaccaaccaacaactAACTTGGCActaaaaaaattgtaaaaaaaaaaaaaaaaaccaaaaacaaatatttgagtTCTGGGCTTTTTTTTGGATAAATTGTTAATAGAGTAATTTGTAATTGTGATCCCAAAACGGCAATCTCTTTTGATGTGAAACAGAGTTCATTTATGGAGCAAACCCAAGAAAAAATGTCCAAAACTTTGAATACGATAATGTACAGAACTGAAactcgctctctctctctcagcTACTAATCTCAAACTTGTTACGTCATCATCATTCCATATACTGTAGAGAAATCCTAACCCGAAAGTCATGATCAAACGACATATCCGTAGTGAATCGTAGTTAGTAGAGTGTTATTTGAGTGATTTGCAATTCATCAGCCGATGATTCGATGTATTACAAATAATGATTTTATTATTGGCCGTTTACACACGTTTCGTACTTACTTTCGTTTACAGTTGGTTTAACTACTTTAACTACTactaccacgcccacaaagcATGTTATAACCATTAACCAGAGTCCGTTCAGAACCGCCAACAAATCGCAACCGGGCCATTTCGCCACGGCCACGACCACGGCCAAAACGGTGGCCGTAGCCGTTGCCGGGGTTCCGAAGCAGCTAACAATAACCACCACgaccaccaccaacagcaattgcagcagtaacaacgcaaacgcaaacgccAACGGCAGGAGCAGGCCGCCAACAGTCATCTCGGCCATAACCGCAACCACACcccagttggccaaaaccacTAGCAgtagcaccaccaccagcaccacaaCCTCTGGTCCAAGGAAGCCATAAGCCAAGCCAAGTGGGTGGTTGTGTaggtggtgctgggtggtgcTGCTCCTATTAGACTGGCCAAACAACAAGTTCCATTTTTTATGTTGCCAAAATTCGATTAGCATATCTGTTCGTTGTTTAAATACTTGTTTTCACTTTTGCtacttaattgaaaaactttttaattaactgACAGCCGAGCAGCTGGAATTCGACTTTTAActgttattatattttttaaaattgaatggAAAACCGTGTAATTTTTACTTAAGGCAGCAGTAGCGCAACCACATTCCCTCAGTACAATGAACATTGTATTATtgtgattttgattttaaaattaattttaaacctCAACGAGTTAATCATACTCCAGTCATTTTTACTCAAATCCATTCGCCTCAGTCAAGCAATTCCTCTAGCGCAAAAGCTTCAAGCATACCAACTAAGCaatacttttacttttactttatATCTAATACTAAAATCGGTAGATGAAAACTGAATACCCAAAAAAACTGATAACCGAGAACTAAACACTTAATCTGAAGTACCATAAAATATGAAACTATTTTTTATACCTACACCAAGTGAAATAAAACATGAAATCCAAATTGACCAGCATTTTTGTTACCGCCCGTTTTCGTATTCCTGCACGTAAGCTAATCCCAGttgttttatgattttgtTAACCTTTGTTGGATGCTCGTAATCCTTCATCCTGCAAGTTTGTTAAGTGTTCGAGTTGAAGCTTCTCCGCTTTGATTGCGTCTCTGGAAAGTAATTCTTTTGGTTgccaaaacgaaaacgagAAAAGTTTTCAGATCTCTGGGGCTGATGAAGTGGGGCAGTCaattaatcaatcaatcaTTGTAATCGCCATGTAAGTAACCCTCAATAATTGAAATGTATCAGTTCACTTGGCAAGTAAGtggaattatttttaaatcatatAGACgttcatttctttttcgataAAAAAGGccatattattatattgtcTATGGCATCTTAACCATTCACAGGTCATCATCAAGGCAAGGGCAAGCCCAGCTCAGCTCCTGCCCAAGTGGAAAAGGGTGCCGCCACGGGCTCTTTAACCAGCACAGCGAACAGCGAGGAGCCCTTGGACCTGGCCGATTTGGATTTATCGAGACTGCGTCTCAGCAAGAAAGACCTTGAAACCCTGTCTAGCATAACTCCTGGATTGCCCAAGTGTTTCCAGGAACAGCTACTTGCAAAACTGCCACCCACTCAGGCTCGCAAGCTATCACGCACGCTGAGCGTCCAGACCAGCGCACCCAGTAGTTCCTCCACTCCCAAGGTGTACAAGCGCAGCCAAAGCGGCGGAAGGGGTTACCAGCCGGAGCAACAGCCACAGGAGGAGCTGGCCAAGCCACCGACCACTGACGCCCCCAAGACGACTTCAGCAAGTACAGCGATTTACAGGAGAAGCCTCAGTCGCAGCCAGGCAACCACGCAAAATTCTGGTCAGGATGCCGACAGCCGGGCTGCCCAAACGACTAaaagccgcagcagcagtGTCTGTAGGGATGACTATGGGAAATCGTCACTCTGCAGCAGTAGCACTTACACCAGCGACATTAGCGAAAAGTACAAGTACTACTCGCCGTATCTGAGCAAGTCCAGCAATGTGAGTCCATCGATAGCTTCAAAGGATGCGCCAGAGAAGCGGTACAGTGGTGGACTAGGACGTCCGCCGAGTGGATGTCTCTCGCCTCCACCGCAACTGCCGCAAGTTGCTGCCACTGAAGGCACCAGTTCCTTGAG from Drosophila santomea strain STO CAGO 1482 chromosome 3R, Prin_Dsan_1.1, whole genome shotgun sequence includes:
- the LOC120453305 gene encoding uncharacterized protein LOC120453305 isoform X9, encoding MVISKPDGAAPNGAAGGAEAAAPAGLDASGNSLAHPSGIPQDQIDNIMSGIANTGNVKMNNHRKKLRQRFDIIKKLGQGTYGKVQLGINKETGQEVAIKTIKKCKIEAEADLVRIRREVQIMSSVHHPNIIHIYEVFENREKMVLVMEFAAGGELYDYLSERKVLTEEEARRIFRQVATAVYYCHKHKICHRDLKLENILLDEKGNAKIADFGLSNVFDDQRLLGTFCGSPLYASPEIVEGTPYQGPEVDCWSLGVLLYTLVYGSMPFDGSNFKRLVKQISQGDYYEPRKPSRASTLIRDMLTVCPRKRASIEQICSHWWVNENDNVSCLDLAEDLANQTPVRLDVLLSLTPATITADQLVVPSAEGAAAAKAAANERVPRSHSVGSIRDMGPPNTEAERRILDMVAAGGEAALMPSPTRTITPAQSPVQTKRKLQPTVSTENAAGTTAKKKEKPANSSFVISKDGGAPLTEAPPTIIEPQATLMEAETIANIPEEVPLPSYSQKDMQAVGELCDQLMGDTSNSTATNAAPAPPAPTPVARQPTRGKLDAVVETPEEKDATKVIKKFVNKHKTADLVNAINESASKAAAPVGAVAPPPFIRKCSLQDESTLNKFNAERRKSRILETAEKFQPPPPVAAAAPEKPKKLSIPGVSVGSFKKEFEKKATNPPAAEGPTPGELRAQEQVAAAAAAAQEAEALNTPPPSPVVAQSLEGSDSKNSVASISLDEARRSMENSIALLLQAQNESSNEVDQLCAQTETIGVSEPATQQERERKLKNARAIIGNAIQPVIRRPTPFYGIGNGFGNGMGGAGGASGACGASGATVVGGAPKRAQSGCNFMGYSGATSPGIAATSPPISGPQTAPPVLISPNALAVAKQTIQQRIFGGGVASPNNQPANRRPATWQPQASYSTASIFQPPQSQSSPFKMLQQQYQQRCQEDQKQISSPFTPPSSPQYAASHAYAGQANSNYYGGNSNSNSNSGSGSNNSRCNSSNIGNCNTMPNVNYNVNSRTRPFNHNQAQDTLNNNANTSASATCALPVAMWLKSSPGAEGPPTPPGAVKTSTASITLKSATLPRRKINAKAEVQLDIKPRIPEQGAPPQPAMRFSTEMQHPVADLRSAPPREGPIPYSPIKTTLQARATSLEPKEHVITIQRPPTQHAYGRTSSNTTTRSGSLSRQSTVESESEGTTTATNMSQATITSTSQPIKKSPREFIIPIAVEGGGFITPRERSVEPSESSHTTSSRSTFTRLRPSRRIGSLLSEAGFDEGSPFQKMRTTSITRDGVSGGAEEEARFTPHRLRSSRPVKKISQDNDSQSSNEEDDDDDDGFEILTAENLFSTLLQRVRALTNRLNVNSDLTVGFPSHSSRLLTDISRQAQSHSPFWSQGSPFASVLRSQVSYTYSETVEKKKVRLNSSNSSGLGAPWRHSMSRDLGSDMESMFSRTGATLPRVTMQGRAKNLLSQ